Within the Acidobacteriota bacterium genome, the region CTCGCGGAGCCGGGGGCGATCGGCGGGCCGAACGGCGTCGAGGCCGCCCGCCCCGGGGCGCCCGACGACGGCGAGATGGGCCAGGCGCTCGATCTCCTGCGCGTCCCGCCAGGTGGGCAACTCGTCGTAGCTGTCGCCCCCGACGATCAGGAACAGTTCCGCTCCCGGCCACTCGCTCTGCAGCTCGCGCAGCGTCTCGACGGTGTAGGAGATGCCGCCGCGGGCGATCTCGCGTGGCGAGACGACGAGCCGGTCGAAATCGAGGAAGGCCAGCACGGCCATCGCGAAGCGGTCGAACGGGCCGGCGGTGGCCGGTGGGCGGTGGGGAGGACCGGCGCACGGGACCACCTCCACGCGGTCGAGACCGAGCGCGTCCCGCGCGGCGGCGGCGACCGCCGTGTGCCCCTTGTGCGGGGGGTCGAAGGTTCCGCCGAACAGGCCGATCTTCACGGCCGGGACCTCTCCGCGCCCGCGAGCGCGCGTTCGGCCATCGCGGCGACGAGGTCGTCGAGCCCGGCCCCGGTGACGGCCGAGACCGCGAAGAAGGGCGCGCCGCGGCGGCGCGCCGCCGCCTCCAGCCGCTCGCGGCGCGCCGGGTCGTCGATGGCGTCGAGCTTCGTGCCGACCACGATCCGGTCGCGGCGGTCGAGGCCGCCCCCGTACAGGGCGAGTTCCCTTTCCACCGTCTCGAGGTCGGAGACCGGGTCGCGCCCCTCCGCCGACGAGAGGTCCACGAGGAGGGCCAGCACGCGGCAGCGCTCGACGTGGCGGAGGAAGCGGTCGCCGAGACCGCGCCCGGCGTGGGCCCCCTCGATCAGCCCCGGCAGGTCGGCGACCACGAAGCTGCGGTGGTCCCCGGCGTCGACGACACCGAGCACCGGGGAGAGCGTGGTGAACGGGTAGCTTCCGATCTCGGGCCGGGCGGCGGAGATCCGCGAGATCAGCGTGCTCTTGCCGGCGTTGGGCAGGCCGACGAGGCCGACATCGGCGAGCAGTTTCAGCACGAGCCGGAGGGTGCGCCGCTCGCCCGGTTCCCCCGG harbors:
- the nadD gene encoding nicotinate (nicotinamide) nucleotide adenylyltransferase produces the protein MKIGLFGGTFDPPHKGHTAVAAAARDALGLDRVEVVPCAGPPHRPPATAGPFDRFAMAVLAFLDFDRLVVSPREIARGGISYTVETLRELQSEWPGAELFLIVGGDSYDELPTWRDAQEIERLAHLAVVGRPGAGGLDAVRPADRPRLREPGEPAPPGCRAVYRVPMAPQPVSASAIRRTLARGGDPGAVLDPRVRRYIEKRALYHGA
- the obgE gene encoding GTPase ObgE: MFIDEVSLEVAGGDGGRGCVAFRREKYVPRGGPSGGDGGDGGSVWLVADPKENTLLRYRYERVFRAGHGRPGEGSLRTGRSGDDLELPVPLGTVVFDADGEVQLADLTSPGQRFLAARGGRGGKGNAHFATSTRQAPRFAQPGEPGERRTLRLVLKLLADVGLVGLPNAGKSTLISRISAARPEIGSYPFTTLSPVLGVVDAGDHRSFVVADLPGLIEGAHAGRGLGDRFLRHVERCRVLALLVDLSSAEGRDPVSDLETVERELALYGGGLDRRDRIVVGTKLDAIDDPARRERLEAAARRRGAPFFAVSAVTGAGLDDLVAAMAERALAGAERSRP